One window of the Natronomonas marina genome contains the following:
- a CDS encoding phosphotransferase family protein yields the protein MSDDAVDAFERPAHATAARQALAAARPDGTVVDSTVLGRGNRKRTVVVRFRKRPPVVVQSSGASAALRSEAALLEAIRDRTAVPVPPVLAVAAVDGVVSLVTPRLDGADFHERFVALDPAVRRRVARSLGRYLAALHEAFSFDGYGRLTADSDSLSVDGEASWPEWLAAYGRAAVDRLPAVFDSVRPGLESLLSERPPRTEPTARLFPWDFRPGNALVADGEVTALLDWEAPLAAGPALSVAKAEYLVADWYVDDPAPLRSAFVDGYGAVRAYPEPAPVHRAVAIADSAVDSTGEVTRPGYPECGVEEATAFHRRALAALL from the coding sequence ATGAGCGACGACGCAGTCGACGCCTTCGAGCGCCCGGCCCACGCCACGGCCGCCCGCCAGGCCCTCGCGGCCGCCCGTCCGGACGGCACCGTGGTCGACTCGACCGTACTCGGCCGGGGGAACCGAAAGCGGACCGTCGTCGTCCGGTTCCGGAAGCGCCCGCCCGTCGTCGTCCAGTCGTCCGGCGCCAGCGCGGCGCTCCGGTCGGAGGCCGCGCTTCTGGAGGCGATTCGTGACCGGACCGCGGTGCCGGTCCCGCCGGTGCTGGCCGTCGCCGCCGTCGACGGCGTGGTCTCCCTCGTCACGCCGCGACTCGACGGGGCGGACTTCCACGAGCGGTTCGTCGCCCTTGACCCGGCGGTCCGGCGCCGGGTGGCCCGCTCGCTCGGCCGATACCTCGCGGCGCTGCACGAGGCCTTCTCGTTCGACGGCTACGGCCGCCTGACGGCCGATTCGGACTCCCTCTCCGTGGACGGCGAGGCGTCGTGGCCCGAGTGGCTCGCCGCCTACGGGCGGGCGGCCGTCGACCGCCTGCCCGCTGTCTTCGATTCGGTCCGGCCCGGACTCGAATCGCTCCTGTCGGAGCGGCCCCCGAGGACCGAACCGACGGCACGGCTGTTCCCGTGGGACTTCCGGCCGGGGAACGCGCTCGTCGCGGACGGGGAGGTGACGGCACTGCTCGACTGGGAGGCGCCGCTGGCCGCCGGGCCGGCGCTGTCGGTTGCGAAAGCCGAGTACCTGGTCGCCGACTGGTACGTCGACGATCCCGCCCCGCTACGGTCGGCCTTCGTCGACGGGTACGGGGCGGTCCGGGCGTACCCGGAGCCAGCGCCGGTCCACCGGGCCGTCGCCATCGCGGACAGCGCCGTCGACTCGACGGGCGAGGTCACCAGGCCCGGCTATCCGGAGTGCGGCGTCGAGGAAGCCACGGCGTTTCACCGCCGGGCGCTGGCGGCGTTGCTGTGA
- a CDS encoding glycosyltransferase has product MTIHVAVTHYPEGAGHATRMMAVARGLQRRGAEVALAGGGPGRRLYEPNGYSAYEPPQVDYIGDYQDAGNPVSGLARVLTGSLPDSVGRVRGIASWLRGQDPDAVVTDDMFTVAAAAATDMPLYVLSHNAAALYRDPIIRASTMGINASQRLAAERFFYPSVWPPADGDPPGVSRVPPVALPPPEGAPDGGPDDPGVVLVPSTYSTDFDALADRLRAAGHRVTLIGDHDWGPVPSLLPVLRRAEAVVCSGYSTVMEAAVAETPCVVYPATNEQDGIARRVAPADGFRTATDPAAVETALSEFTTAPEYANGIATIAERLLDDLTTSTVAAKQTV; this is encoded by the coding sequence GTGACCATCCACGTCGCCGTCACGCACTACCCGGAGGGGGCGGGCCACGCCACGCGGATGATGGCGGTCGCGCGGGGACTCCAGCGACGCGGCGCAGAGGTGGCTCTGGCGGGTGGGGGGCCGGGGCGACGACTCTACGAACCCAACGGGTACAGCGCGTACGAACCGCCGCAGGTGGACTACATCGGCGACTACCAGGACGCCGGGAACCCGGTCAGCGGCCTCGCACGCGTCCTGACCGGAAGCCTCCCGGACAGCGTCGGCCGCGTCCGCGGCATCGCCTCGTGGCTCCGCGGCCAGGACCCCGACGCGGTCGTCACCGACGACATGTTCACCGTCGCGGCGGCCGCCGCGACCGACATGCCGCTGTACGTCCTCTCGCACAACGCCGCGGCCCTCTACCGGGACCCCATCATCCGCGCGTCCACGATGGGCATCAACGCGAGCCAGCGACTGGCCGCCGAGCGGTTCTTCTACCCGTCGGTGTGGCCGCCGGCCGACGGGGACCCGCCGGGCGTCTCCAGGGTGCCACCGGTCGCGCTCCCGCCACCGGAGGGCGCACCCGACGGCGGACCCGACGACCCGGGGGTCGTCCTCGTCCCGTCGACGTACTCGACGGACTTCGACGCGCTGGCCGACCGCCTCCGGGCGGCCGGCCACCGGGTCACGCTGATCGGCGACCACGACTGGGGGCCGGTCCCCTCGCTGTTGCCCGTGTTGCGCCGGGCCGAGGCCGTCGTCTGTTCGGGCTACTCGACGGTGATGGAGGCCGCCGTCGCCGAGACCCCCTGCGTGGTCTACCCCGCGACCAACGAGCAGGACGGCATCGCGCGGCGGGTGGCACCGGCCGACGGCTTCCGGACCGCCACGGACCCGGCAGCCGTCGAGACGGCGCTGTCGGAGTTTACGACCGCACCCGAGTACGCCAACGGCATCGCCACCATCGCCGAGCGGTTGCTCGACGACCTCACCACCTCGACGGTCGCGGCGAAACAGACCGTGTAA
- a CDS encoding HAD family hydrolase — MSRFDAVFFDLDGTLCRRVQDAGPMYEAAFADAGVAPFGEPAALWDALDGPPDPDDRVGYLGSGFARLAAQNGRRDVDPVVLAEHLLDRIDNTQVELRPGAEAALESAAATGSTGLLTNGPSGRQTVKVEALGLRDRFDVCVYAGDLPRRKPHAAPFERALSAAGVSADRALYVGDSLPYDVAGAHNAGLEVAWLRPAPDEDAGEYRPEYVLDSLSDLVGVVERPR; from the coding sequence GTGTCACGATTCGACGCGGTGTTCTTCGACCTCGACGGCACGCTGTGTCGCCGCGTGCAGGACGCCGGGCCGATGTACGAGGCGGCCTTCGCGGACGCCGGGGTCGCGCCGTTCGGCGAGCCCGCGGCGCTGTGGGACGCCCTGGACGGGCCACCGGACCCCGACGACCGGGTCGGCTACCTCGGAAGCGGCTTCGCCCGGCTCGCCGCCCAGAACGGCCGGCGCGACGTCGACCCGGTCGTCCTCGCCGAGCACCTGCTGGACCGCATCGACAACACGCAGGTCGAGTTGCGCCCCGGTGCGGAGGCGGCCCTCGAGAGCGCGGCCGCGACCGGCAGCACCGGCCTCCTGACCAACGGGCCGTCGGGCCGCCAGACGGTCAAGGTCGAGGCGCTCGGCCTCCGGGACCGGTTCGACGTGTGCGTCTACGCGGGCGACCTGCCGCGGCGCAAGCCGCACGCCGCCCCATTCGAGCGCGCGCTGTCGGCGGCCGGCGTGTCCGCCGACCGGGCCCTCTACGTCGGTGACTCGCTGCCGTACGATGTCGCCGGCGCCCACAACGCGGGGCTGGAGGTCGCCTGGCTCCGGCCGGCGCCCGACGAGGACGCCGGCGAGTACCGCCCGGAGTACGTCCTCGACTCGCTTTCGGACCTCGTCGGGGTCGTCGAGCGACCGCGATGA